The Gammaproteobacteria bacterium DNA window GCTAAATATGTTCAGCCAGATAGTCCGCTCGTTTTAATTTGTCGCTCTGGTAATCGAAGTAGAATAATAGGCAATTTTTTGGTAAAGCAGCATGGCTACAAAAATGTTTATAATGTATCGAAGGGCATTAACAATTGGATTGCTAAAGGCAATAAAACAGTTGAGGTAAGGTAAATGTTTAAAGCTGTAGATAATCCGTACTTAGTACCGTTTGATGGTTCGTTCAAGTATAAGCATGCTGTTACTAGCAATGAAGGTAAGCAACTCGACGATAAAGAGTATAAAAAAAAGCTAAATAAGCAAACCGACAAGATTCATGATCTTCAACGAATTATGTATGCGCATGATAGCCATTCAATGCTGTTGGTATTTCAAGCTATGGATGCTGCAGGTAAAGACAGTACAATTCGTCATGTGTTAACGGGTGTTAATCCTGCAGGTTGCCAAGTGTTTTCATTTAAGAAGCCATCAGATAATGAATTAGATCATGACTATTTGTGGCGCACTACGACACGCCTGCCTGAAAGAGGCCGCATCGGTGTATTTAATCGAAGTTACTACGAAGAAGTGTTAGTAGTGCGCGTACACCCTGAAATATTAAACTATCAAAAACTGCCAGATAAGCCAGACCAGAAAGAGATATGGAAGCAGCGTTATGAGTCTATACGTAATTTCGAACAGCACTTAGCACGAAATGGCACTGTAATATTAAAGTTCTGGTTGAATGTGTCTAAACAAGAACAATGTAATCGTTTCTTAAGCCGTATTGATGAACCTGAGAAGAATTGGAAATTTTCTGAAGCAGATATCGAAGAAAGAGGGCACTGGGATGATTACATGCAGGCCTACGAGAAGGCATTAATTGAAACATCACGATCATGGGCGCCATGGTATTCGATACCTGCTGATAATAAGCCCTATATGAGATACACAGTGGCAAAAATTATTGCTGAAACTATGGCCTCATTAAATATGCATTATCCAAAAGTAGACGAAGAAGCAAAACAGCGATTTGCTCATCTGCGAGAAATGTTAGTAAACGACAAATAGACATTAACTAAAAAATAGTAAAAAATAAAGTGAACTGATAACACAGTGCATAAGTCATATGTTGTGAGTAATTTATATGTCTTAATTTTACCTAAATAAATTTAATTAAATGAGGGGTCTACATGACAAAGTTAGCAGAGATTGAAGGTATTGGAGAAGTTTATTCGAAGAAACTAGAGGAAGGTGGAATATCTTCAATTGAAAATTTGCTTGAGGCCGGTGCAGAAAAGAAAGGTCGTCAAGATATTGCGACTAAATGTGATATCAGTGAAAAATTGGTATTGAACTGGGTCAATCGCGCCGACCTTGCTCGTATTAAAGGGGTAAGCACACAGTACGCAGATCTTCTTGAATGCGCAGGCGTGGATACTGTGCCAGAACTAGCACAACGTAACGCCGCAAACTTACATGAAAAAATGGCTAGCGTTAACGAAGAGAAAAATTTGGTGAGACAAGTACCATCTGCTTCTCAAGTAGAAGATTGGGTAACTCAAGCGAAAGCGCTGCCACGTGCGATTAACTACTAAATAATTCTTCAGTTTAATCAACCGGCCTGGAATTCAATTCCAGGCCGGTTTTTTTATGCTCGCTGTTTCTGGGTAGCTTAGAGAGCTGAATTGAAAACAGATGCTCTGTGATCAATTGCTTTAACAGGCTACTAGCTTTCCTCTGGATCAGAAGTCATTACCATTATATTGTCGATGCGGTACCAATAGTGATTGCCGGTTTCTTTCCATATTTGTACCCAGCAGTCCTCAATTTCTAATATTTTGTAGCGATACATCTTTGACTCATTTTTAAAATGAATCCAGTATATTTCATCGTCATCAATCCCCGGTGGCATTTCACAATTCTCGTCGGCATATGCGAATGAAGAAAAAATGCTTATAAAGAAAGCGACAAGTATTCCATAAATTATCTTTTTCATAGTTACCTTTGCAAAGTATGTTTAGAGATATTCTTGAGAAAAATTTATTATCTATTTTCTATTTTAAAATGACGATTAGGTTAACAAGCGCCAATGGGTTTTCTGATTAGGCGAAGTTATTTATTCAGATTAAACTGTAATAAACTAGGTATCAATACTAGTGTGAAAAAAGTACTAACAATCATTCCGCCTACAATAACTGCTGCTAACCCGCGGTACAGTTCTGTACCAGCACCAGCAAATATAATTAAAGGCAGCATGCCAAACACAGTGGTCGATGTGCTCATTAAAATTGGCCTTATTCGTGTACGCACTGCGTTTTTAATTGCATCAGAGCGAATTAGTCCTTCGCGTTCTGAACTGCGTGCTTGATAGACTAGTAAAATTGCATTATTTACTACTAGTCCGAGTAAAATTATAAACCCAATCAAAGTTAGAAGGTCAGCAGGGAGTACCAATAGTTTTAATGCAATTACACCACCGATCGTTGCTAATGGTAATGCAAGCATAACAAGAAGGCTGTCAAAGAATGATCTAAATAATGCTGCCATTAATAACAATAAGATAATAAGCGCGACAATAAAACTATTACTTAAATTATCAATAGCTATATTTAAGTTATCTGCAGAGCCACCGTAACGAATTACTCCATCATTAGGCAGCGATGGTTCCATGATAGGAGCAACTTCTGATTGAATAATTTTCAATGCTTGTTCTAATGGAATGTCATCGGGTGGTGTGACTTCTAGAGTAATAGTACGTCTTCTGTCTAGTCGGCGAATAGTATTTGGCCCTGCTGTCCGGATAACATCAACTAATTCGCCAAAAGGAACAACACCCGCATCTGGGGTATGTAATGGAATTGCTGTTAGCTGTTCTGGTGTTTCCCAAGTAGGTACACGTACTAAAATATCTAAACGTTCGTCTCCATCAAAGTACTCGCCCACCTGCATTCCGTCACCTAATATTCTCGATACCTGGGCAAGTGTTTCTCGATTCCAACCAGCTTCACGCAAACGATCATCACGTGGCGCAAACTGTAGTTCTGGTTCTGCTAATTCCAACCCTGGACGAGGACGTACCCGTGCGCCTGGAAGTTTTTGTGGAATAGTGATGAATCCAACTAAGGCAGACTCAATTAATGCGTCTATATTTCTGCCTTGAACATTAACTTCAATTTCTCTGTTAGCACCAAAGCCAGAAAACAATGAAGCTTTTCTGACAATTGCAAAAGTATCTGGGAATCCGCTCACTGCAGAATTAAGTATGCCAACAAGTTCATCGACTTTGCTGGGGTCTTCTGCACGGCCCCCAATGAAAATAGAACCAGCTCTGGCGACAAAAAAGTAATGTTTAATTTTAGGTTGTTTTTCTCCAGTAAGATAAGGTTGGATACGGTCTGCAATGACATCACCCATTTCATCTTTAATATGTTCAACATTAACTCCAGGTGGAGGTAAAATAAAACCGAATACCAAGTTACGATTGCCAGTAGGGAGATAATCACGATCTGGAAACAATAAGACTGAGCTTGCAATGGGGACAGTAATTAATAAAGCGACTATTAGCAGGCGTGATGAACTTGTAG harbors:
- a CDS encoding polyphosphate kinase 2 family protein yields the protein MFKAVDNPYLVPFDGSFKYKHAVTSNEGKQLDDKEYKKKLNKQTDKIHDLQRIMYAHDSHSMLLVFQAMDAAGKDSTIRHVLTGVNPAGCQVFSFKKPSDNELDHDYLWRTTTRLPERGRIGVFNRSYYEEVLVVRVHPEILNYQKLPDKPDQKEIWKQRYESIRNFEQHLARNGTVILKFWLNVSKQEQCNRFLSRIDEPEKNWKFSEADIEERGHWDDYMQAYEKALIETSRSWAPWYSIPADNKPYMRYTVAKIIAETMASLNMHYPKVDEEAKQRFAHLREMLVNDK
- a CDS encoding DUF4332 domain-containing protein encodes the protein MTKLAEIEGIGEVYSKKLEEGGISSIENLLEAGAEKKGRQDIATKCDISEKLVLNWVNRADLARIKGVSTQYADLLECAGVDTVPELAQRNAANLHEKMASVNEEKNLVRQVPSASQVEDWVTQAKALPRAINY